In Molothrus ater isolate BHLD 08-10-18 breed brown headed cowbird chromosome 21, BPBGC_Mater_1.1, whole genome shotgun sequence, a single genomic region encodes these proteins:
- the DDX52 gene encoding probable ATP-dependent RNA helicase DDX52, with translation METHELFRRLGAGARFDVRRFGLDARRFGVVKGNRGSVSLESLDFFGNKEGAPQGAAEEGRGLAGAEEEVKQQKDGAGKNDGKRKRTAESGEGKRKKKKTQGAVSMPELSENNGIKWMSSLEAKIEDAKDKKPTAEKLERLRREKVNRFRHQHRISIQGTDLPDPIATFEQLQEEYKVHPKILENIQAAGFHVPTAIQMQAIPVMLHGRELLASAPTGSGKTLAFCIPLLTHLKQPRNKGFRALIISPTRELASQTHRELVKLAEGTGFRIHMIHKAAEAAKKFGPKSSKKFDILVTTPNRLIYLLKEDPPAIDLSSVEWLVVDESDKLFEDGKSGFRDQLGTIFLACTSHLARRALFSATFAHDVEEWCKLNLDNLVLVSVGARNSAAETVEQELLFVGSETGKLTAMRELVKKGFSPPVLVFVQSIERAKELFHELIYEGINVDVIHADKTQQQRDKVVQSFRAGKIWVLICSALLARGMDFKGVNMVINYDLPTSAVEYIHRIGRTGRAGHRGKAVTFFTEDDKPLLRSIANVIQRAGCPVPEYIKHLPKLQSKQKKKFIKKPLTRESICTTPKCFLKKDKRKMKTTKENTKGKKKGKEDKNGSKLQTVVES, from the exons ATGGAGACCCACGAGCTGTTCCGCCGCCTGGGAGCCGGCGCTCGCTTTGACGTGCGGCGCTTCGGGCTCGACGCGCGGCGCTTCGGG GTGGTTAAAGGGAACCGCGGCAGCGTCTCGCTGGAGAGCCTCGACTTCTTCGGGAATAAGGAGGGAGCccctcagggagctgctgaggagggcagggggctcgcaggggctgaggaggaggtgaagcagcagaaagatggagcagggaaaaacgatggaaagaggaaaagaacgGCAGAAAGtggtgaagggaaaagaaaaaagaaaaagacacaaG GAGCAGTATCAATGCCAGAGCTGTCAGAAAACAATGGAATAAAGTGGATGTCCTCTCTGGAAGCAAAAATTGAAGATGCAAAAGACAAAAAGCCTACTGCAGAGAAGCTTGAACGCTTGAGGAGAGAAAAG GTCAATCGCttcaggcaccagcacaggatCAGCATCCAGGGAACAGATCTCCCTGACCCCATTGCCACCTTTGAGCAGCTTCAGGAGGAGTACAAAGTGCACCCTAAAATCCTGGAGAACATCCAGGCTGCAGGCTTCCACGTCCCAACAGCCATCCAGATGCAGGCAATTCCTGTCATGCTGCAC gGTCGGGAGCTTCTGGCTTCAGCTCCTACAGGGTCTGGGAAAACACTGGCATTTTGTATCCCTCTCTTAACACATCTGAAACAACCCAGGAACAAAGGATTCAGGGCTCTGATCATATCACCCACCCGAGAACTTGCCAGCCAG aCCCACCGGGAGCTGGTGAAGCTGGCAGAGGGCACAGGCTTCAGAATCCACATGATCCACAAGGCGGCTGAGGCAGCCAAGAAGTTTGGCCCCAAGTCTTCCAAGAAATTTG aTATACTGGTTACTACTCCCAACAGACTCATTTATCTGCTGAAAGAAGATCCTCCAGCAATAGACTTGAGCAG CGTGGAGTGGCTGGTGGTGGATGAGTCAGACAAGCTGTTTGAGGATGGCAAGTCAGGATTCAGGGACCAGCTGGGCACAATCTTCCTGGCATGCACCTCCCACCTGGCCAGGAGGGCCCTGTTCAGCGCTACCTTTGCCCACGACGTGGAGGAGTGGTGTAAGCTCAACCTGGACAACCTTGTGCTGGTGTCTGTTGGGGCAAG AAactctgcagcagagacagtAGAACAAGAGCTGCTGTTTGTTGGATCTGAGACAGGAAAACTAACAGCAATGAGAGAGCTTGTTAAAAAG GGTTTTTCTCCTCCAGTCCTTGTTTTTGTACAGTCTATTGAGAGGGCTAAAGAGCTTTTCCATGAGCTTATTTATGAAGGGATCAATGTGGATGTCATCCATGCAGACAAGACTCAGCAACAG agaGACAAAGTAGTGCAGAGTTTCAGAGCAGGGAAGATCTGGGTGCTCATCTGCTCTGCATTACTGGCTCGAGGGATGGACTTCAAAGGTGTGAACATGGTCATCAATTATGATTTACCAACCAGTGCAGTGGAATACATCCACAGGATAG GTCGTACTgggagagcaggacacagaggaaAGGCAGTCACTTTCTTTACAGAAGACGATAAACCTTTATTACGGAG TATTGCCAACGTTATCCAGCGAGCTGGCTGTCCTGTGCCAGAATACATAAAGCATTTGCCCAAACTGCAGAG caaacaaaagaagaaattcatTAAGAAACCTTTGACAAGAGAATCCATTTGTACCACCCCAAAGTGCTTcttgaaaaaagacaaaagaaaaat GAAAACTACAAAGGAAAATActaagggaaagaagaaaggtaAAGAAGACAAAAACGGCAGTAAATTACAGACTGTTGTAGAAAGTTGA